A window of Calorimonas adulescens contains these coding sequences:
- a CDS encoding PTS fructose transporter subunit IIC — protein sequence MKEELKRVREYLMTGVSYMIPIVVIGGVLIAFSIALSGVQEGQGAVVTNPFLKSMMDIGNAAFSMMVPVLAGFIAYGIADRPGIAPGLVGGVLANQLKAGFLGGIIAGFIAGYVARWVKSWKVPKNLRPIMPIFVIPLVSALIVGYLMIYVLGNPISYAMESMTAWLKSMSTGNAVILAMITGAMIAFDMGGPVNKVAFMFGSAMIAEGIYTVMGPIAAAICTPPLGMGLATLLAPKKYTKTEREAGYGALAMGMIGITEGAIPFAAADPIRVIPSIMIGSSVAAAVAAIGKVGDHAPHGGPIVLPVVDNKLMFIVAILIGTVVTAILVNALKKPVTDDISAEDEAVE from the coding sequence ATGAAAGAGGAATTAAAAAGGGTCAGAGAATACCTCATGACAGGTGTCTCTTACATGATTCCAATAGTTGTAATTGGTGGTGTACTGATAGCTTTTTCTATCGCCTTAAGCGGCGTACAGGAGGGCCAGGGAGCCGTAGTTACAAACCCCTTCTTGAAATCAATGATGGATATCGGCAATGCAGCATTCTCCATGATGGTCCCTGTCCTCGCTGGATTTATAGCTTATGGTATAGCCGATAGGCCAGGTATAGCCCCAGGGCTTGTTGGCGGTGTACTGGCAAACCAATTAAAAGCCGGGTTTTTGGGTGGTATTATAGCTGGTTTCATAGCAGGATATGTCGCAAGATGGGTTAAGAGCTGGAAAGTGCCTAAAAATTTGCGTCCCATAATGCCAATATTTGTAATACCTCTTGTATCTGCTCTTATTGTTGGCTATCTTATGATTTACGTACTGGGCAACCCCATAAGTTATGCTATGGAATCGATGACAGCCTGGCTTAAATCCATGAGCACCGGTAATGCCGTTATACTGGCTATGATAACAGGAGCAATGATAGCATTCGACATGGGTGGACCTGTCAACAAGGTCGCATTCATGTTTGGCAGTGCAATGATTGCCGAGGGTATATATACAGTGATGGGGCCAATAGCTGCGGCTATATGCACTCCTCCACTTGGAATGGGCCTGGCCACATTACTCGCACCTAAAAAGTATACAAAGACAGAAAGGGAGGCAGGATATGGTGCCCTTGCAATGGGCATGATAGGTATAACAGAAGGTGCTATCCCCTTCGCTGCCGCTGACCCCATACGTGTAATACCCTCAATCATGATAGGGTCATCTGTGGCCGCAGCAGTCGCTGCAATAGGGAAAGTGGGCGACCATGCACCTCATGGCGGACCAATAGTCCTGCCCGTAGTCGATAATAAGCTCATGTTTATTGTAGCAATACTGATAGGTACTGTGGTTACGGCAATTTTGGTGAATGCATTGAAAAAACCGGTAACTGATGATATTTCTGCAGAAGATGAAGCTGTAGAATAG
- a CDS encoding BglG family transcription antiterminator, with protein sequence MTNRLPSIVKILLNSRVPVTVDFIAKELGVSNKTIRNDLKTLEDYLQKRGLSLKKRPGIGVSIEGSEKGKAALNNEVTAGAALPKSHTPESRKLFILKCLLLSKGSITIKQLSELMYVSKVTIQKDLNDVEEWLQRFNLSLLKKTNYGIEVVGDEENVRNAMANLIAMTENEDNLKELLYNEATFRIDYRTIEKLRELIDLDYVSIEKIITHAEEKLGFRFSDEAYSSLLIHLAIAIDRVRKNKDIQLSNDVLNDLKQKRDYPVAREIASMTERAFNIKLPESEVGYILLHILGAKMQQGKSLEVDLSFYDERNEDIAMTMAKEIIEIAQRSLAMDFSSDKLLLNGLILHLQPTINRLKYGLSLRNPILNEIKSNYPEIFGVAWMTSVVFEKYLGKNIGEEEIGYIALHIGAAVERAKKPLRTLVVCTSGIGTSQLLAARLEKSFKQLEIVDVISSIALTERPLDDIDIVISTVPVECSKPVITINPILSSIDIKMLENFIETMCKKNYSHLRHTLPVEVLECQRSYRNKEEVITSMYNSLYASGYVKKGYLEAMLQREKIGPTTIGNGVAMPHGSPELVNKSILAVTTLQDPVSWEDDKVDVVFMVCIAKDDVDKARTIFKGLYEIIDSSQTLNLLRKAKNRDEIIRILEDGNNAY encoded by the coding sequence ATGACAAACAGGCTCCCCAGCATAGTAAAAATACTGCTGAACAGTAGAGTACCGGTCACCGTAGACTTTATAGCCAAGGAACTCGGCGTGTCAAACAAAACCATACGAAATGACCTAAAGACACTTGAAGACTATTTGCAAAAACGTGGACTTAGTCTTAAAAAACGTCCAGGTATAGGAGTCTCTATTGAAGGAAGTGAAAAAGGCAAGGCTGCATTAAATAACGAAGTGACTGCAGGTGCTGCACTTCCCAAATCACATACACCCGAGTCAAGGAAGCTCTTTATCTTGAAATGCCTCCTTTTGAGTAAAGGAAGTATAACCATAAAGCAGTTGTCCGAATTGATGTATGTAAGCAAGGTAACCATACAAAAGGACTTAAATGATGTGGAAGAGTGGCTTCAGAGGTTTAATCTCTCACTTTTAAAAAAGACCAATTATGGCATAGAGGTGGTCGGTGATGAAGAAAACGTACGAAATGCAATGGCTAATCTTATTGCCATGACTGAAAATGAAGATAATTTAAAAGAGTTATTGTATAATGAAGCCACATTTCGTATTGATTATAGAACTATCGAAAAACTTAGAGAGCTTATAGATCTTGACTATGTAAGCATCGAAAAAATAATTACACATGCCGAAGAAAAGTTAGGATTCAGGTTCTCCGACGAGGCTTATTCAAGCCTTTTAATACATTTAGCCATAGCTATAGACAGGGTGAGAAAAAACAAGGATATCCAATTGTCTAACGATGTCTTGAATGACCTCAAGCAGAAAAGGGATTACCCCGTTGCCAGAGAAATCGCATCCATGACTGAGAGAGCTTTTAATATAAAGCTTCCAGAATCCGAGGTTGGGTATATACTCCTTCATATACTTGGCGCAAAAATGCAGCAAGGGAAATCCTTAGAAGTGGACCTTTCTTTCTATGATGAAAGAAATGAAGACATCGCCATGACAATGGCCAAAGAGATTATTGAGATCGCCCAGCGTTCATTGGCAATGGATTTCAGCAGTGATAAGCTGCTCCTGAATGGCCTTATACTGCATCTTCAGCCTACAATAAACAGGCTGAAATATGGACTCAGTTTGAGAAATCCAATATTAAATGAAATAAAGTCCAACTATCCTGAAATATTCGGCGTCGCCTGGATGACAAGTGTTGTCTTTGAAAAATACCTTGGGAAAAATATTGGTGAGGAAGAAATAGGATATATAGCTCTCCACATTGGAGCTGCAGTAGAAAGGGCAAAGAAGCCTTTGCGTACGCTTGTAGTATGCACAAGCGGCATAGGCACCTCCCAGCTTCTTGCGGCTAGATTGGAAAAAAGCTTCAAGCAGTTAGAAATTGTAGATGTTATATCCTCCATAGCCCTCACAGAACGGCCTCTTGATGATATAGACATTGTAATATCAACGGTACCTGTAGAGTGCTCTAAGCCAGTAATAACAATAAACCCCATACTATCAAGCATAGACATAAAAATGTTAGAAAATTTTATTGAGACCATGTGCAAAAAGAATTATTCACATCTTAGACACACACTACCTGTAGAGGTCCTGGAATGCCAGAGATCATATAGAAATAAAGAGGAAGTAATAACCAGTATGTATAACAGTTTATATGCCAGCGGTTATGTTAAAAAGGGATATTTAGAGGCTATGCTGCAGCGAGAGAAAATTGGCCCAACTACAATAGGCAACGGTGTTGCAATGCCACACGGCTCTCCAGAACTTGTAAATAAGAGTATACTCGCCGTGACCACACTACAAGATCCTGTCTCATGGGAAGATGACAAGGTAGATGTTGTCTTCATGGTATGTATAGCTAAAGACGATGTAGATAAAGCAAGAACAATTTTTAAAGGGCTTTATGAAATTATTGATTCCAGTCAAACACTCAACCTTCTTAGAAAAGCTAAGAATCGAGATGAAATTATAAGGATATTGGAGGACGGCAACAATGCTTATTGA
- a CDS encoding MDR family MFS transporter, whose protein sequence is MTRHYNLNFWIRFWGQLLTGIGNFMIMPFMAIYLNSKVGGDVSRVGIIMSLGPIGSLIGSLIGGYIADRFGRKPVMFFSLLGASVSLFLFIFAQTTLCFSVINLSQGFFNSLFRPAADAMVSDIMTEEERQEAYGLLRVGVNVGAAIGPLIGVWAFTFSRNMVFLATSIVFFGFSIAVFLWVKETRPSGEVKTFVNMGKRYFYIFEDKVLLLSILAGSMVQTAYAVAADFSPLYLIGKVSGVYNPTAYMFALNGAMVVFLQLPISKSIKDMKPGFVMALAAVLTGIGTVGIGFFDTLPLLLFDYAVFTVGEMLMAPTHTTLLASIAPEDRRGLYMGMGGLTWISGGFFGPLLAGFLMDSLGGQALFAMMGVLSVMSMGLFRMIDREIERKEMSC, encoded by the coding sequence ATGACAAGGCACTACAACCTCAATTTCTGGATAAGGTTCTGGGGGCAGCTCTTAACCGGTATAGGGAATTTTATGATTATGCCGTTTATGGCTATATATTTAAATTCAAAGGTAGGTGGCGATGTCTCCAGGGTGGGCATTATAATGAGCCTTGGACCGATTGGGTCACTTATAGGCAGCCTTATAGGGGGGTATATTGCGGACAGGTTTGGAAGGAAGCCTGTCATGTTCTTTTCACTTCTTGGGGCCAGTGTTTCGCTGTTTTTATTTATTTTTGCACAGACCACACTGTGTTTTTCGGTGATTAACCTTTCCCAGGGGTTTTTTAACTCTTTATTCAGGCCTGCTGCGGATGCTATGGTGTCGGATATTATGACCGAAGAGGAGAGGCAGGAGGCTTATGGGCTTTTAAGGGTAGGGGTTAATGTAGGTGCTGCGATAGGTCCTCTTATCGGTGTCTGGGCTTTTACCTTTTCCAGAAATATGGTCTTTTTGGCCACGTCCATTGTGTTTTTTGGTTTTTCTATAGCTGTGTTTTTGTGGGTAAAGGAGACAAGGCCTTCCGGTGAGGTAAAGACCTTTGTGAATATGGGGAAGAGGTATTTTTATATTTTTGAGGATAAGGTATTGCTACTTTCTATCCTGGCAGGGTCAATGGTCCAGACTGCCTATGCAGTAGCGGCAGACTTTTCTCCTTTATATTTGATTGGAAAGGTTTCGGGTGTATACAACCCTACGGCATATATGTTTGCATTGAACGGCGCTATGGTGGTGTTTTTGCAGTTGCCCATATCAAAAAGTATAAAGGATATGAAGCCGGGTTTTGTTATGGCACTGGCTGCGGTGTTAACAGGTATAGGTACAGTTGGAATAGGTTTCTTTGATACCCTGCCACTCCTGCTTTTTGACTATGCTGTCTTTACAGTTGGTGAGATGCTTATGGCTCCAACCCACACTACGCTTCTTGCCAGCATTGCTCCTGAGGATAGACGGGGACTCTACATGGGCATGGGGGGCTTAACGTGGATCTCAGGAGGCTTTTTTGGGCCTCTGCTGGCTGGTTTTTTAATGGATAGTTTGGGAGGCCAGGCCCTGTTTGCTATGATGGGTGTGCTCTCTGTGATGAGCATGGGGCTGTTTCGTATGATTGATAGAGAGATTGAAAGAAAGGAAATGTCTTGCTGA
- a CDS encoding PTS sugar transporter subunit IIA has product MLIEQNLIELDLKAKNRDEAIEELSNMAFKAEKISSVEEFMNSVLEREKSYTTGVGNGIAIPHGKCDAVKEVTVVFGRSNCGIEWDSLDGKPVYLVFLLGIPTENAENTHLKILSQLSRKLMDENFVQTLKAASSKDEILYVLNEISK; this is encoded by the coding sequence ATGCTTATTGAACAAAATCTCATAGAGCTGGATTTAAAAGCAAAAAACAGAGATGAAGCTATTGAGGAACTGTCCAATATGGCTTTCAAAGCAGAAAAAATCTCATCAGTAGAAGAGTTTATGAACAGCGTGTTAGAAAGAGAAAAATCATATACCACTGGTGTTGGTAATGGTATAGCCATACCCCATGGTAAATGCGATGCTGTAAAGGAGGTGACTGTGGTCTTTGGTCGTTCAAATTGTGGAATAGAGTGGGATTCATTAGACGGCAAACCAGTGTATCTTGTTTTTCTCTTAGGCATTCCAACCGAAAATGCCGAAAATACCCATTTAAAAATTCTGTCACAACTTTCCCGAAAATTGATGGACGAAAATTTTGTCCAGACGTTAAAAGCCGCTTCTTCAAAAGACGAGATTTTATATGTCCTGAATGAAATCTCTAAATAA
- a CDS encoding M28 family metallopeptidase: MDSFEYIKKICSFPHRGSGTRYEHEACGIISRELTSMGYKVNVQEFKSPPDTLYAIPLEVGIPLVVLGYLSLNVYNTATYLILFVFCLLLFLPLIVETSGLAIETNILPKRVSYNIFTLPDTKASKNVIVSAHYDTQRGSFLFHPSFVDHLETFYHINYIGFGLVPAGILIRIFMPVVRWPLIMGLVISFIGLVVFFAAWVTGKYTPGANDNGTGVGLALYLAEDYIKNKADYPGNVNLMFLFTGCEEVGERGMRAFIKRYKGQLDKENTSFIILDNLGTGKITYLEGEGMLAYKRAGGNLLKIAEDMKVKYHDIQKQHNLLLPTDSLPAMAYGYSSISFLGKDEKGRLGNYHWHTDTIENLDRDLLQMEEKFFKEYIIKVME; the protein is encoded by the coding sequence ATGGATAGCTTTGAATATATCAAGAAAATATGTTCTTTTCCACATAGAGGGTCGGGGACAAGATATGAACATGAAGCCTGCGGTATAATAAGCAGGGAACTTACCTCTATGGGGTATAAGGTAAATGTTCAGGAATTTAAGTCGCCTCCTGATACACTTTATGCAATACCTTTGGAAGTGGGAATACCTCTTGTGGTTTTAGGGTATCTTTCTTTAAACGTGTATAACACAGCCACATATTTGATCTTGTTTGTATTTTGCCTTTTGTTGTTTTTGCCACTTATTGTTGAAACAAGTGGCCTGGCCATTGAGACCAATATCCTTCCTAAGAGGGTATCATATAACATATTTACCCTGCCGGACACTAAAGCTAGTAAGAATGTCATAGTATCTGCACACTATGATACGCAAAGAGGGAGCTTTCTCTTTCATCCGTCCTTTGTTGATCACCTCGAGACCTTTTACCACATCAATTATATAGGCTTTGGCCTTGTGCCAGCAGGCATACTGATACGAATATTTATGCCAGTGGTGAGGTGGCCGCTCATTATGGGTTTGGTGATTTCATTTATCGGCCTTGTGGTATTTTTTGCGGCATGGGTGACTGGCAAATACACACCGGGGGCCAATGACAACGGCACAGGGGTTGGCCTGGCCCTCTATCTGGCAGAGGACTACATAAAGAATAAGGCGGATTACCCCGGTAATGTAAACCTGATGTTCCTCTTTACAGGCTGCGAAGAGGTTGGTGAAAGGGGAATGAGGGCCTTCATAAAGAGGTATAAAGGACAGCTGGACAAAGAAAATACCTCATTTATAATACTGGATAACCTTGGCACAGGAAAGATTACATACCTTGAAGGTGAAGGAATGCTTGCCTACAAAAGGGCAGGTGGCAATCTCTTAAAGATAGCTGAGGATATGAAAGTGAAATATCATGATATCCAAAAACAGCACAACCTGCTCTTGCCAACTGATTCTCTACCTGCTATGGCATATGGATACAGTTCCATCAGTTTTTTGGGTAAAGACGAGAAGGGAAGATTGGGCAATTATCACTGGCATACCGATACTATAGAAAACCTTGACAGAGATCTTTTGCAGATGGAAGAAAAATTTTTTAAAGAATATATCATTAAGGTTATGGAGTGA
- a CDS encoding fibronectin type III domain-containing protein, whose amino-acid sequence MRRHLSVFLAMIMVMTLLFIPAADFAASPTGAGIIPDHVTLTWTDDPATTQTITWRTDTAVKSGIVEYARESDASQFPGNALTVKATTREFSTDLGDINIHTATITGLVPGTRYVYRVGDGTNWSEVFTFTTETDKTDSFKFLIFGDSQSGNVSNPEYGPWKQTVQNAFKANPDAKFIMNMGDFVEQGQNYVHWNNWFDGAKGVIDNVPEMGPHGNHETYNKTGPSSKPVDWLAQFPMPQNGPEGLKGEVFSFDYGDAHFVILDSQLEEEEASSGDIIKVQADWLENDLKNTDKTWKFVFFHKTPYYSKATRTNEYIKQVFQPILDKYHADVVFNGHDHNIARTYPINNDEFVAKPSQGTVYYVTGRSGNKYYDDVSQKVWDAFFYDPQDQPNYLVAEVNDDKFTVTAYKMDGTLIDRYTIDKATDTDNPKTVLPPKYNKTRLVVYGNMLNQPLMASTPTQINGKWYVPLRGFVTYLGCTVDWVPEGYVKVVDGKSTVNIWTNEKKAIVDGKDVSITDGIVNNNGVTMISTDDINVLFGMTSKYDSNTNMLMLTK is encoded by the coding sequence ATGAGAAGGCATTTATCAGTGTTTTTGGCCATGATAATGGTCATGACTTTACTATTTATACCAGCAGCAGACTTTGCGGCCAGCCCTACCGGAGCTGGGATAATACCAGATCACGTGACACTTACATGGACCGACGACCCGGCTACAACGCAGACAATTACCTGGCGTACTGATACAGCAGTAAAAAGCGGCATTGTAGAGTACGCCAGAGAATCAGACGCTTCTCAGTTTCCTGGTAATGCCTTGACAGTAAAAGCTACAACGAGGGAATTCAGTACAGACCTGGGCGATATAAATATACATACCGCCACAATTACTGGACTTGTACCGGGTACAAGGTATGTATACAGGGTTGGTGACGGCACCAACTGGAGTGAAGTTTTTACCTTTACTACCGAAACTGATAAAACTGATAGCTTTAAGTTTTTGATATTTGGCGACAGTCAGAGTGGTAATGTTAGCAACCCTGAGTATGGACCGTGGAAACAGACTGTTCAGAATGCGTTTAAAGCGAATCCTGATGCTAAATTCATTATGAATATGGGCGATTTTGTGGAACAGGGGCAAAACTATGTGCACTGGAATAACTGGTTTGATGGGGCCAAAGGTGTTATTGATAATGTCCCAGAGATGGGGCCGCACGGAAATCATGAGACGTATAACAAGACAGGTCCTTCCTCTAAGCCTGTGGACTGGCTTGCTCAGTTTCCAATGCCACAGAACGGCCCTGAAGGTTTAAAAGGAGAGGTATTTTCTTTTGACTATGGCGATGCCCACTTTGTGATACTTGACAGCCAGCTTGAGGAGGAAGAGGCTTCATCGGGGGATATTATAAAAGTGCAAGCGGACTGGCTTGAAAATGACCTTAAAAATACCGATAAAACATGGAAATTTGTTTTCTTCCACAAGACTCCCTACTATAGCAAGGCTACAAGGACAAATGAGTATATAAAGCAGGTTTTCCAGCCCATATTAGACAAATACCATGCAGATGTGGTGTTTAACGGTCATGACCACAATATTGCAAGAACATATCCTATAAACAATGATGAGTTTGTTGCTAAGCCTTCTCAAGGAACGGTGTACTATGTTACAGGCAGAAGTGGGAACAAATATTATGATGATGTTTCACAAAAGGTATGGGACGCTTTTTTCTATGACCCACAGGATCAACCAAACTACCTGGTGGCGGAAGTTAATGACGACAAGTTTACAGTGACAGCTTATAAGATGGACGGCACGCTGATAGATAGGTATACAATTGACAAGGCCACTGATACCGATAATCCAAAGACTGTACTACCACCGAAGTATAATAAGACAAGGCTTGTGGTATACGGTAATATGCTCAATCAACCGCTTATGGCATCAACCCCAACTCAGATAAACGGTAAGTGGTATGTACCTTTGAGGGGATTTGTGACGTATCTTGGTTGTACAGTGGACTGGGTGCCTGAAGGGTATGTAAAGGTTGTAGACGGCAAGTCGACAGTTAATATATGGACCAATGAGAAAAAAGCTATCGTTGATGGAAAGGATGTATCAATTACTGACGGTATAGTTAACAATAATGGCGTCACCATGATATCTACTGATGATATAAATGTGCTCTTTGGAATGACATCAAAATACGATAGCAATACAAATATGTTAATGCTTACCAAGTAG
- a CDS encoding sigma 54-interacting transcriptional regulator, with the protein MEPRIAVMSYDRLTEAIKASISEDELGKLLIINSSFEETKNIAEKLWNEGRVDVFVSGSSNLQIIKEELKAPIVPIQISGFDMMDNLSKAIIFGRKIAIVTYKEPITRMSDYKSILDVEIHEKYYSNYHELKTLLNEIKMENFDAVIGSSLVCDLCDEIGLHSIFIYSSNSIKNAIAQALCIQKSITEEKYRSNQLNAILNYAYSGIIATDEKGVIQVYNPMAEKIMEIPREKVVGQKVDNTIENTRLNHVLSTKKEEIDQIQKVKDRIILTSRIPIIVENEVKGVVATFSDIKSIQKAEHKIRRELYSKGLISKYSFEDIKGSSRPIRDCIETARQYARSDFTILITGESGTGKELFAHSIHNESERKDEAFVAVNCAALPENLLESELFGYEEGAFTGARKGGKMGLFELAHNGTIFLDEISEIPLSLQSRLLRVIQEKEVMRLGSDKIIPVDVRIVSATNKDLWKEVVEGRFREDLYYRLSVLELTIPPLRERKADIPEIARDFIITNFPNLYSAYEKKWERIFKILQGYEFYGNVRELQNVLKRLSVLINSDNTKNKSETELVDSVYKEKLKQEIPLNREQREINQILEILNESNWNKEKAARKLGISRTTLWRKLKTYGIE; encoded by the coding sequence GTGGAGCCCAGGATAGCCGTAATGAGCTATGACAGACTTACCGAGGCTATAAAGGCTTCGATTTCTGAAGATGAGCTGGGAAAACTTCTTATAATAAATTCAAGCTTTGAAGAGACAAAAAACATTGCTGAAAAGCTCTGGAATGAAGGTAGAGTTGATGTGTTTGTAAGTGGAAGCAGTAACCTTCAAATAATAAAAGAAGAGCTGAAGGCGCCCATAGTACCAATACAGATTTCAGGATTTGATATGATGGATAACCTTTCTAAAGCCATAATATTTGGGAGAAAGATTGCTATAGTTACCTATAAAGAGCCTATTACCAGGATGTCGGACTATAAAAGCATACTTGACGTGGAGATACATGAAAAGTACTACTCAAATTATCATGAACTTAAAACACTTTTAAATGAGATTAAAATGGAAAATTTCGATGCTGTGATAGGTTCCAGTCTGGTATGCGACCTTTGCGACGAAATTGGTCTGCATTCAATTTTTATCTATTCATCAAATAGTATAAAAAATGCAATTGCTCAAGCCCTCTGTATTCAGAAGTCAATAACAGAAGAAAAGTACAGGTCAAATCAACTCAATGCTATACTGAACTATGCTTACAGCGGGATCATTGCTACTGATGAGAAGGGGGTTATCCAGGTATACAATCCCATGGCAGAGAAAATAATGGAGATACCAAGGGAAAAAGTGGTCGGCCAAAAAGTGGATAATACAATAGAAAATACACGTTTAAACCATGTGTTATCTACAAAGAAGGAAGAGATTGACCAGATACAGAAAGTCAAAGATAGGATAATTTTGACAAGCAGGATTCCAATAATCGTGGAAAATGAGGTAAAGGGTGTAGTAGCCACTTTCTCGGATATTAAGAGTATACAGAAAGCAGAGCATAAGATAAGAAGAGAACTTTACTCTAAGGGATTGATATCAAAATATTCTTTTGAAGATATAAAGGGCAGTTCAAGGCCGATACGTGATTGTATTGAGACTGCACGTCAATATGCAAGAAGTGACTTCACCATACTTATAACCGGTGAGTCTGGTACGGGTAAGGAACTGTTTGCCCATAGTATCCACAATGAAAGTGAAAGGAAAGATGAAGCATTTGTGGCTGTAAACTGTGCGGCACTCCCTGAAAACCTTTTGGAATCTGAACTATTTGGCTATGAGGAGGGAGCATTTACCGGAGCCAGAAAAGGGGGTAAGATGGGGCTGTTTGAACTTGCCCATAATGGCACTATATTTCTTGACGAAATATCGGAAATCCCTTTGAGTCTTCAGTCAAGACTCTTAAGGGTTATCCAGGAAAAAGAGGTTATGAGACTGGGAAGTGATAAGATTATACCAGTGGATGTTAGGATAGTCTCCGCCACAAATAAAGATCTGTGGAAGGAAGTAGTTGAAGGGCGTTTTAGAGAAGACCTCTATTATAGATTGAGTGTGCTGGAACTAACCATACCTCCATTGAGAGAAAGGAAAGCAGACATACCTGAAATTGCAAGGGATTTCATTATCACGAATTTCCCAAATCTTTATAGCGCTTACGAAAAGAAATGGGAAAGGATTTTTAAAATACTGCAAGGGTACGAGTTCTACGGAAATGTAAGAGAACTACAGAATGTACTCAAAAGGTTATCTGTTTTGATCAACAGTGATAATACTAAAAATAAGTCAGAAACAGAGCTTGTTGATAGTGTATATAAGGAAAAACTAAAACAAGAAATACCTTTAAATAGAGAACAAAGAGAAATAAATCAGATACTTGAAATATTAAATGAGTCTAACTGGAATAAGGAAAAAGCAGCAAGGAAACTGGGCATAAGCAGGACAACATTGTGGAGGAAACTCAAGACCTACGGAATCGAGTAG
- a CDS encoding PTS fructose transporter subunit IIB encodes MNIVAVTACPTGIAHTYMAAESLEKAAKSMGHKIKVETQGSIGIENKITQKDVEQADVVIFAADVAVKEEFRFKGKPIYKVEAQKAIKSGKAVIEEAIKSLSS; translated from the coding sequence ATGAATATAGTAGCTGTTACAGCATGTCCAACAGGTATTGCACACACCTATATGGCAGCCGAGTCATTAGAAAAAGCAGCAAAGTCCATGGGCCATAAAATAAAAGTGGAAACTCAGGGATCAATAGGTATTGAAAACAAGATAACACAAAAGGATGTTGAACAAGCAGATGTAGTAATATTTGCTGCTGATGTTGCTGTAAAGGAAGAATTCAGATTTAAAGGCAAACCAATATACAAGGTTGAAGCACAAAAAGCCATTAAAAGTGGAAAGGCTGTCATAGAAGAGGCGATAAAATCACTATCATCGTAA
- the tlp gene encoding small acid-soluble spore protein Tlp, with amino-acid sequence MPKHDDRSDNVEKLQDMIHDTIENYREAEDYIKLHAEELSKEEIDRIKEKNRHRLESIHGMRDEIADEVDNKGDMGNR; translated from the coding sequence ATCCCAAAACATGATGATCGTTCTGACAACGTAGAAAAACTTCAAGATATGATACATGACACCATAGAAAACTATCGTGAGGCAGAAGACTACATCAAGCTTCATGCCGAGGAGCTAAGTAAAGAAGAGATTGACAGGATAAAAGAAAAGAATCGTCACCGTTTGGAAAGCATACATGGTATGAGGGATGAAATAGCAGACGAAGTAGATAATAAAGGAGATATGGGCAACAGATGA